Proteins from a single region of Chromobacterium sp. ATCC 53434:
- a CDS encoding nitronate monooxygenase family protein: MAEAFWQRWRLKLPLVQAPMAGGATTPQLVAAVSDAGALGFLAGAMLAPQQIREQTEKIRALTERPFGINLFVQGMPAPDEAGLELALRLLRPWHEELGIAPPALPAGFCQPFGEQLQTALALRPALLSFTFGILTTDQMLACKEAGIAVIGTATNLAEGLAWAELGADAVCAQGREAGGHRGTFIGEQQQSLRPMLSLVYELAQNLPLPVIAAGGIMNGRDIAAAMRNGAQACQLGTAFLRCPESGISAPWKSALAKAGSGATCLTRAFSGRYARGLNNRYIEEMAQWQDRLPAYPVMNALSGPLRAAAAQAGRDDLMSLWAGEGAADAREVPAAALVSLLQEEWQAAYR, translated from the coding sequence ATGGCGGAAGCATTTTGGCAGCGTTGGCGGCTCAAGCTGCCGCTGGTTCAGGCGCCGATGGCCGGAGGCGCCACCACGCCGCAACTGGTGGCGGCGGTTTCCGACGCCGGCGCCCTTGGATTTCTGGCCGGCGCGATGTTGGCGCCGCAGCAAATCCGCGAGCAGACGGAGAAGATACGCGCGCTGACCGAGCGGCCGTTCGGCATCAATCTGTTCGTGCAGGGGATGCCGGCGCCGGACGAGGCCGGGCTGGAGCTGGCGCTGCGGCTGCTGCGGCCGTGGCACGAGGAGCTGGGCATCGCGCCGCCGGCGCTGCCGGCCGGTTTCTGCCAGCCGTTCGGCGAACAGTTGCAGACGGCGCTGGCCCTGCGACCGGCGCTGCTCAGCTTTACCTTCGGCATCCTGACCACCGACCAGATGCTGGCGTGCAAGGAGGCCGGCATCGCGGTGATAGGCACCGCGACCAATCTGGCCGAGGGCCTGGCCTGGGCGGAATTGGGCGCCGACGCGGTGTGCGCCCAGGGCCGGGAGGCCGGCGGCCATCGCGGCACCTTCATCGGCGAACAGCAGCAGTCGCTGCGGCCGATGCTGTCGCTGGTGTACGAGTTGGCGCAGAACCTGCCGCTGCCGGTGATCGCCGCCGGCGGCATCATGAATGGCCGGGACATCGCCGCGGCGATGCGCAACGGCGCCCAGGCCTGCCAGCTGGGCACCGCCTTCCTGCGCTGTCCGGAGTCCGGCATCTCGGCGCCGTGGAAGTCGGCGCTGGCTAAGGCCGGCAGCGGCGCCACCTGCCTGACGCGGGCCTTCTCCGGCCGTTACGCGCGCGGGCTGAACAATCGTTATATCGAGGAGATGGCGCAGTGGCAGGATCGGCTGCCGGCCTATCCGGTGATGAATGCGTTGAGCGGTCCGTTGCGCGCCGCCGCCGCCCAGGCCGGGCGCGACGATCTGATGTCATTGTGGGCGGGAGAGGGCGCGGCGGACGCGCGCGAAGTGCCGGCCGCCGCGCTGGTGTCGCTATTGCAGGAGGAGTGGCAGGCGGCCTACCGTTAA
- a CDS encoding phosphatidylserine/phosphatidylglycerophosphate/cardiolipin synthase family protein, with the protein MTHEDQSLQTLQFVRQLAEQALSRSAGAPLMPGNRVSLLYDSADNFPAWEAAIAGSDDSVFIEMYIFANDQFGLKIRNLLIEKAKAGIQVCLLYDWLGSWRAHLAGFFRPLIEAGGQVRAYHPPSLGAGLSLLGRNHRKMIIVDRRQLFVSGLCISASWQGRPEQNLAPWRDTGLALEGPLLAPALAAFADSWASCGEPLDEDWLRPIRVEPCGSASARLIATTPSTARMMRLDLLVASFARRTLWLTDAYFMATSLYLSALQQAARDGVDVRLLVPRSSDIRWIATVSRTQYRPLLQAGVRVFEWNGPMIHAKTAVADGRWARIGSTNLNLSSWLVNRELDVALEDEALAGELAQRFLQDLEQSTEIVLRHERRRPVPRPVRQEKRQRGTTKEMAISGASAAARQAMRIGDALGAVVRGSRSVESSEAPAFLSIGVALCALALAIAYFPWLAAAPLVALLAGSGLAVAFKALGLYLEKRRKKQQSRLAAGGDDKDKTPPSDCQ; encoded by the coding sequence ATGACCCACGAAGACCAGTCATTGCAGACACTGCAGTTCGTCCGCCAGCTGGCGGAACAGGCGCTGTCGCGCTCCGCCGGCGCCCCGCTGATGCCCGGCAACCGGGTAAGCTTGCTGTACGACAGCGCCGACAACTTCCCGGCCTGGGAGGCCGCCATCGCCGGCAGCGACGATTCGGTCTTCATTGAAATGTATATTTTCGCCAATGACCAATTTGGCCTGAAAATTCGCAATCTCTTGATAGAAAAAGCCAAGGCAGGCATCCAAGTTTGTCTGCTATATGACTGGCTGGGCAGCTGGCGCGCGCATCTGGCCGGCTTCTTCAGGCCGCTGATCGAGGCCGGCGGCCAGGTGCGCGCCTACCATCCGCCCAGCCTGGGCGCCGGCCTGAGCCTCTTGGGCCGCAACCACCGCAAGATGATCATCGTCGACCGCCGCCAGTTGTTCGTATCCGGCCTGTGCATCAGCGCCAGCTGGCAAGGCCGGCCGGAACAGAACCTGGCGCCGTGGCGCGACACCGGTCTCGCGCTGGAGGGGCCGTTGCTGGCGCCGGCGCTGGCCGCCTTCGCCGACAGCTGGGCCAGCTGCGGCGAGCCGTTGGACGAGGACTGGCTGCGGCCGATCCGCGTCGAACCCTGCGGCTCCGCCTCGGCGCGGCTGATCGCCACCACGCCGTCCACCGCCCGGATGATGCGGTTGGACCTGCTGGTGGCCAGCTTCGCCCGTCGCACGCTGTGGCTGACCGACGCCTACTTCATGGCCACCAGCCTGTATCTGTCGGCGCTGCAACAGGCGGCGCGCGACGGCGTCGACGTGCGCCTGTTGGTGCCGCGCTCCAGCGACATCCGCTGGATCGCCACCGTGTCGCGCACCCAGTACCGGCCATTGCTGCAGGCCGGGGTCAGGGTGTTCGAATGGAACGGGCCGATGATCCATGCGAAGACCGCGGTGGCCGACGGCCGCTGGGCCCGCATAGGCTCGACCAATCTGAATCTGTCCAGCTGGCTGGTCAACCGCGAGCTGGACGTGGCGCTGGAGGACGAGGCGCTGGCCGGCGAGCTGGCGCAGCGCTTTTTGCAGGACCTCGAACAGTCCACCGAGATCGTGCTGCGCCACGAGCGGCGCCGGCCGGTGCCTCGGCCGGTGCGGCAGGAAAAGCGCCAGCGCGGCACGACCAAGGAGATGGCGATCAGCGGCGCCAGCGCGGCAGCGCGCCAGGCGATGCGCATCGGCGACGCGCTGGGCGCCGTGGTGCGCGGCAGCCGCAGCGTCGAGAGCAGCGAGGCGCCCGCCTTTCTCAGCATAGGCGTCGCGCTGTGCGCGCTGGCGCTGGCGATCGCCTACTTTCCGTGGCTGGCCGCCGCGCCGCTGGTGGCGCTGCTGGCCGGCAGCGGGCTCGCGGTGGCGTTCAAGGCCCTAGGCCTGTACCTGGAGAAACGGAGAAAAAAACAACAGTCGAGACTGGCCGCCGGCGGCGACGACAAGGACAAGACCCCGCCATCCGACTGCCAATGA
- a CDS encoding isoaspartyl peptidase/L-asparaginase family protein, whose product MTIALALHGGAGTLRRSDMDPELERAYRAGLEAALEAGYAVLRGGGAALDAVCAAVCALEDDPLFNAGRGSVFNLDGRQEMEAAVMDGGRQDAGSVAGLSRVKNPVLLARAVMERSPHVTLGYAAAEDFAARLGLDTRPPEYFHTDKRWQALLAEKERLANGGADDDIPEDRKHGTVGAVALDAQGRLAAATSTGGRTAKWPGRIGDTPVIGAGTWADAYCAVSATGHGEYFVRAAAGHEISARVRHLDETLDQACHAVVYGQLLPMGGTGGVVAVDRRGRVALPFNCEGMYRAAVDGDGRRLIAIYADD is encoded by the coding sequence ATGACCATCGCCCTCGCCCTGCACGGCGGCGCCGGCACGCTGCGCCGCAGCGACATGGACCCCGAACTGGAACGCGCCTACCGCGCCGGACTGGAGGCCGCGCTGGAAGCCGGCTACGCGGTGCTGCGCGGCGGCGGCGCGGCGCTGGATGCCGTATGCGCGGCCGTCTGCGCGCTGGAGGACGATCCGCTGTTCAACGCCGGCCGCGGCTCGGTGTTCAATCTGGACGGCAGGCAGGAGATGGAGGCGGCGGTGATGGACGGCGGCCGCCAGGACGCCGGCAGCGTCGCCGGCCTGTCCCGGGTGAAGAATCCGGTGCTGCTGGCGCGGGCGGTGATGGAGCGCAGCCCGCACGTGACGCTGGGCTACGCCGCGGCGGAAGACTTCGCCGCCAGGCTCGGACTGGACACGCGGCCGCCGGAATACTTCCATACCGACAAGCGCTGGCAGGCGCTGCTGGCGGAAAAGGAAAGGCTGGCCAACGGCGGCGCCGACGACGACATTCCCGAGGATCGCAAGCACGGCACTGTCGGCGCGGTGGCGCTGGACGCGCAGGGCCGGCTGGCGGCCGCCACCTCGACCGGCGGCCGCACCGCCAAGTGGCCGGGCCGCATCGGCGACACCCCGGTGATAGGCGCCGGCACCTGGGCCGACGCCTATTGCGCGGTGTCGGCCACCGGCCACGGCGAATACTTCGTCCGCGCCGCCGCCGGCCACGAGATATCGGCCCGCGTCCGCCATCTGGACGAGACGCTGGACCAGGCCTGCCACGCGGTGGTCTACGGCCAACTGCTGCCGATGGGCGGCACCGGCGGCGTCGTCGCCGTCGACCGCCGCGGCCGGGTGGCCTTGCCGTTCAACTGCGAAGGCATGTACCGGGCGGCGGTGGACGGCGACGGACGGCGTCTAATCGCCATCTACGCCGACGATTAA
- a CDS encoding cystathionine gamma-synthase gives MKFATRAIHVGYDSADHNRSVMPPLYQTSAFAFDHVGEDLRYAYARTGNPTRSALQDCLASLEDARHGMAFASGMAAIDAVLRACLKPGDEVVAVADLYGGAYRLLTRVLEPAGVKVRFADLSDPARLEAAITPATRLLWLESPTNPLLGMVDIAALSAIAHRHGVVVAVDNTFATPYLQRPLSLGADIVVHSATKYLGGHSDVLLGLVAVNDDKLHHDIRFLQNAAGAVPGPQDCFLTLRGIKTLALRMERHCDNAERVAAWLAGQPKVAKVYYPGLPEHPGHELARRQMRRFGGIISIRLADDSREAASRVAQRLKLFALAESLGGVESLVNHSYTMSHGGMPAEQKAALGIVEGGLRLSIGIEDIDDILADLGQALAD, from the coding sequence GTGAAATTCGCCACCCGCGCCATCCATGTCGGCTACGACAGCGCCGATCATAACCGCTCGGTGATGCCGCCGTTGTACCAGACTTCGGCCTTCGCCTTCGACCATGTCGGCGAGGATCTGCGCTATGCCTACGCCCGCACCGGCAATCCGACCCGCAGCGCCTTGCAGGACTGCCTGGCCAGCCTGGAAGACGCCCGCCACGGCATGGCTTTCGCCAGCGGCATGGCGGCGATAGACGCGGTGCTGCGCGCCTGCCTGAAGCCCGGCGACGAAGTGGTCGCGGTGGCCGACCTGTACGGCGGCGCCTACCGCCTGCTGACCCGGGTGCTGGAGCCGGCCGGCGTCAAGGTGCGCTTTGCCGATCTGTCCGATCCGGCGCGGCTGGAGGCGGCGATCACGCCGGCGACGCGGTTGTTGTGGCTGGAGTCGCCGACCAATCCCTTGCTGGGCATGGTCGATATCGCCGCCTTGTCCGCCATCGCCCACCGGCACGGCGTCGTGGTGGCGGTCGACAACACTTTCGCCACGCCCTATCTGCAGCGGCCGCTGTCGCTGGGCGCCGACATCGTCGTCCACTCCGCGACCAAGTATCTGGGCGGGCACTCCGACGTGTTGCTGGGCCTGGTGGCGGTCAACGACGACAAGCTGCACCACGACATCCGCTTCCTGCAGAACGCCGCCGGCGCGGTGCCGGGGCCGCAGGATTGCTTTCTGACCTTGCGCGGCATCAAGACGCTGGCATTGAGAATGGAGCGACACTGCGACAATGCCGAGCGGGTGGCGGCCTGGCTGGCCGGGCAGCCCAAGGTGGCCAAGGTCTACTATCCCGGCCTGCCTGAGCATCCGGGGCATGAGCTGGCGCGGCGGCAGATGCGGCGCTTCGGCGGCATCATCAGTATACGGCTTGCCGACGATAGCCGCGAGGCGGCCAGCCGCGTCGCGCAACGGCTGAAGCTGTTCGCGCTGGCGGAATCGCTGGGCGGCGTCGAATCTTTGGTCAATCATAGCTATACGATGTCGCACGGCGGCATGCCGGCCGAGCAGAAGGCGGCGCTCGGCATCGTCGAGGGCGGCTTGCGGCTGTCCATCGGCATCGAGGACATCGACGACATCCTGGCCGATCTGGGGCAGGCGCTGGCCGATTGA
- a CDS encoding long-chain fatty acid--CoA ligase, whose translation MKLERVFDILPHQLAHHPRPDCLAAKTGQGWRQLSTAEAMDTVRDIGLGLLELGIGRGDKVAIAADNSIEWLLVDIALQQIGAVSVPLYPTITADDASYILMHAEVKLAFAGSAALQRKLHEALGKLSCPIYGLADIDGVPSWREIAERARPERLAELEALRDAVRADDIYTIIYTSGTTGRSKGVMLSHRNVLSTVVATAAFTGLPQGRCRALSFLPLSHIFERAGVFYYLYSGTGIYFTSVECLSSALADVKPHTFSAVPRVLEKVHEKLVGKARDLTGAKRRIYRWALARAESFNPNRRRSPLDAIQHALADKLVYSKWRAAMGGELISINVGSAALQPRLARMFWAAGIAVAEGYGMTESSPVISANPFTAGGVRIGSVGLPLPGVEVRLAGDGEILVRGDNVMSGYYKEPEQTAEALQDGWLHTGDIGVLENGYLRITDRKKEMFKTSNGKYIAPQALENKLKESAFIDQIMVVGDGQKYAAALIVPLFEKLKEWCGEHGIAYTTDGEMSRHPKVVELIDREVKRFNRYFGSWEHIKKFSLLDKPWCVDAGELAPTLKLRRKVISERCRALIDGMYGMPEPA comes from the coding sequence ATGAAGCTAGAACGCGTCTTCGACATCCTGCCCCATCAGCTGGCCCATCATCCGCGCCCGGACTGCCTGGCGGCCAAAACCGGCCAGGGCTGGCGGCAATTGTCGACCGCTGAGGCCATGGACACCGTCCGCGACATCGGCCTGGGCCTGCTCGAACTGGGCATCGGCCGCGGCGACAAGGTGGCCATCGCCGCCGACAACAGCATCGAATGGTTGCTGGTGGACATTGCGCTGCAGCAAATCGGCGCGGTCAGCGTGCCGCTGTATCCGACGATCACGGCCGATGATGCAAGCTATATCCTGATGCATGCCGAGGTCAAGCTGGCCTTCGCCGGCAGTGCTGCGTTGCAGCGAAAGCTGCACGAGGCGCTGGGCAAGCTGTCCTGCCCGATCTACGGCCTCGCCGACATCGACGGCGTGCCGTCCTGGCGCGAGATCGCCGAGCGCGCGCGGCCGGAACGGCTGGCCGAACTCGAGGCGCTACGCGACGCGGTGCGCGCCGACGACATCTACACCATCATCTATACCTCGGGCACCACCGGCCGCTCCAAGGGCGTGATGCTGAGCCACCGCAACGTGCTGAGCACCGTCGTGGCCACCGCCGCCTTCACCGGCCTGCCGCAGGGCCGCTGCCGCGCGCTGAGCTTCCTGCCGCTGTCGCACATCTTCGAGCGCGCCGGCGTGTTCTACTACCTGTACAGCGGCACCGGCATCTATTTCACCAGCGTCGAATGCCTGTCGTCGGCGCTGGCCGACGTCAAGCCGCACACCTTCAGCGCCGTGCCGCGCGTACTGGAGAAAGTGCACGAGAAGCTGGTCGGCAAGGCGCGCGACCTGACCGGCGCCAAGCGCCGCATCTATCGGTGGGCGCTGGCCCGCGCCGAAAGCTTCAACCCCAACCGTCGTCGCTCGCCGCTGGACGCGATCCAGCACGCGCTGGCCGACAAGCTGGTGTACAGCAAGTGGCGCGCGGCGATGGGCGGCGAACTGATATCGATCAATGTCGGCTCCGCCGCGCTGCAGCCGCGGCTGGCGCGGATGTTTTGGGCCGCCGGCATCGCCGTGGCCGAAGGCTACGGCATGACCGAGAGCTCGCCGGTGATCTCCGCCAATCCGTTCACCGCTGGCGGCGTGCGCATCGGCAGCGTCGGCCTGCCGCTGCCCGGCGTCGAAGTCCGCCTGGCCGGCGACGGCGAAATCCTGGTGCGCGGCGACAATGTGATGTCCGGTTACTACAAGGAACCGGAACAGACCGCCGAGGCGCTGCAGGACGGCTGGCTGCACACCGGCGACATCGGCGTGCTGGAAAACGGCTATCTGCGCATCACCGACCGCAAGAAGGAAATGTTCAAGACCAGCAACGGCAAGTACATCGCGCCGCAGGCGCTGGAGAACAAGCTGAAGGAGTCGGCCTTCATCGACCAGATCATGGTGGTCGGCGACGGCCAGAAGTACGCCGCCGCGCTGATCGTGCCGCTGTTCGAGAAGCTGAAGGAGTGGTGCGGCGAACATGGCATCGCCTATACCACCGACGGCGAGATGAGCCGCCACCCCAAGGTGGTGGAGCTGATAGACCGCGAGGTCAAGCGCTTCAACCGCTACTTCGGCAGCTGGGAGCACATCAAGAAGTTCTCGCTGCTGGACAAGCCGTGGTGCGTCGACGCCGGCGAGCTGGCCCCGACGCTGAAGCTGCGCCGCAAGGTGATCAGCGAGCGCTGCCGCGCGCTGATAGACGGCATGTACGGCATGCCGGAGCCGGCATAA
- a CDS encoding GNAT family N-acetyltransferase gives MDFPTLHTARLTLREITLDDAPALLDILGDADAMRWYGTDPLSTLQQARQLVDKFAGWRELPAPGTRWGLALREGGPLIGSIGLFKWNPGWRSCALGYELARGGHGQGLMTEALRAALAWGFEQMALNRIEAQVHPDNLASLKLLERLDFKMEGRARQAGYWLGRHQDLINLSLLREESPLAGAER, from the coding sequence ATGGATTTCCCCACGCTTCACACCGCGCGGCTGACGTTGCGCGAAATCACGCTGGACGACGCGCCGGCGCTGCTGGACATCCTCGGCGACGCCGACGCGATGCGCTGGTACGGCACCGATCCGCTCTCCACGCTGCAACAGGCCCGACAGCTGGTGGACAAGTTCGCCGGCTGGCGCGAGCTGCCGGCGCCCGGCACCCGCTGGGGACTGGCGCTGCGCGAGGGCGGCCCATTGATAGGCAGCATAGGTTTGTTCAAATGGAATCCCGGCTGGCGCAGCTGCGCGCTCGGATATGAGCTGGCGCGCGGCGGCCACGGACAGGGTCTGATGACCGAGGCGCTGCGCGCCGCGCTGGCCTGGGGCTTCGAACAGATGGCGCTGAACCGGATCGAAGCCCAGGTTCATCCCGACAATCTGGCCTCGTTGAAACTGCTGGAGCGGCTGGACTTCAAGATGGAAGGCCGCGCCCGCCAGGCGGGCTACTGGCTGGGCCGCCATCAGGACCTGATCAATCTGTCGCTGCTGCGAGAAGAAAGCCCGCTGGCCGGCGCTGAGCGCTGA
- a CDS encoding ferredoxin--NADP reductase translates to MNAELEAEIQQKYTVETITDIKRWTDKLIGFRLTRPAGFRFAAGQFARLGLPLEGGGQVWRAYSMCSAEYDEFLDFYSIVVPDGQFSSRLARLQPGGEVMLDKRAMGFFQAERLPDGADLWMLATGTGIAPYLSMLKQPEVWQRFERIVLVHCVREAAELSFQDEIAALREHPMADEHGHKLRYLPVVTRDAPAGMLNQRLPALLDDGQLAARAGIEMSPEHSRFMLCGNPKMVEDTHRQLMKMGYRMSRQNAPGHIVLENGW, encoded by the coding sequence ATGAACGCCGAACTGGAAGCCGAGATTCAACAGAAGTACACCGTTGAAACCATCACCGACATCAAGCGCTGGACCGACAAGCTGATCGGCTTTCGTCTGACGCGCCCGGCCGGCTTTCGCTTCGCCGCCGGCCAGTTCGCCCGGCTGGGCCTGCCGCTGGAAGGCGGCGGCCAGGTGTGGAGGGCCTATTCGATGTGTTCGGCCGAATACGACGAATTCCTGGATTTCTACTCCATCGTGGTGCCGGACGGCCAGTTCAGTTCCCGGCTGGCCAGGCTGCAGCCGGGCGGCGAGGTGATGCTGGACAAGCGGGCGATGGGCTTTTTCCAGGCTGAGCGGCTGCCGGACGGCGCTGATCTGTGGATGCTGGCCACCGGCACCGGCATCGCGCCGTATCTGTCGATGCTGAAGCAGCCGGAGGTCTGGCAGCGCTTTGAACGCATCGTCTTGGTCCACTGCGTGCGGGAGGCGGCCGAGTTGTCGTTCCAGGACGAGATCGCCGCCTTGCGCGAGCATCCGATGGCGGATGAGCATGGCCATAAGCTGCGCTACCTGCCGGTGGTGACGCGCGACGCGCCGGCCGGCATGCTGAACCAACGCCTGCCGGCCCTGCTGGACGACGGCCAGCTGGCGGCGCGGGCAGGCATCGAGATGTCGCCTGAGCACAGCCGCTTCATGTTGTGCGGCAATCCGAAGATGGTGGAGGATACCCATCGCCAGTTGATGAAGATGGGTTACCGGATGAGCCGGCAGAACGCGCCGGGCCACATCGTGCTGGAGAACGGCTGGTAA
- a CDS encoding arginine/lysine/ornithine decarboxylase, translating to MRFHFPIVIIDEDFRSENTSGSGIRELAAAMEAEGMSVIGYTSYGDLTSFAQQQSRAAGFILSIDDEEFQTEDSAQQALGGLYGFVAEIRRRNPDIPVYLYGETRTARHIPNDILRELHGFIHMHEDTPEFVARHIIREAKSYLDNLAPPFFRALVDYAYDGSYSWHCPGHSGGVAFLKSPVGQMFHQFFGENMLRADVCNAVDELGQLLDHTGPVAASERNAARIFNADHLFFVTNGTSTSNKIVWHSCVAAGDIVLVDRNCHKSNLHAIIMTGAIPVFLMPTRNHYGIIGPIPKSEFHPDNIKKKILANPFAREMLEQHPNRKPRILTLTQSTYDGILYNVEEIKGLLDGEVDTLHFDEAWLPHASFHDFYRDFHAIGEGRPRCEDSLIFSTQSTHKLLAGISQASQILVQDPQNRQLDTAWFNEAYLMHTSTSPQYSIIASCDVAAAMMEQPGGQSLVEESLVEAMEFRRAMRKVDEEYGRDWWFSVWGPDALSDDGICDQPDWTLRPNERWHGFAGIEEGFNMLDPIKATVLTPGLDVDGSFEEMGIPAAIVTKYLTEHGVVVEKTGLYSFFIMFTIGITKGRWNTLISLLQQFKDDFDKNQPLWRVMPEFVAKHPQYERVGLQDLCQRIHGLYTKHDVARLTTDIYLSDMEPAMRPADAFAKMAHREIERVPVDQLEGRVTAVLLTPYPPGIPLLIPGERFNKTIVDYLRFAQAFNRELPGFETDVHGLVAVEVQGRKVYCVDCVKQ from the coding sequence ATGCGTTTTCACTTCCCCATCGTGATCATCGACGAGGATTTCCGCTCGGAAAACACCAGCGGCTCCGGCATCCGCGAACTGGCCGCCGCCATGGAGGCGGAAGGCATGAGCGTGATCGGCTACACCAGCTACGGCGACCTCACCTCCTTCGCCCAGCAGCAGAGCCGCGCCGCCGGTTTCATCCTGTCGATAGACGACGAGGAGTTCCAGACCGAGGATTCGGCGCAGCAGGCGCTCGGCGGCCTGTACGGCTTCGTCGCCGAGATCCGCCGCCGCAATCCGGACATCCCGGTCTATCTGTACGGCGAGACCCGCACCGCCCGCCACATCCCCAACGACATCCTGCGCGAGCTGCACGGCTTCATCCACATGCACGAGGACACGCCGGAGTTCGTCGCCCGCCACATCATCCGCGAAGCCAAGAGCTATCTGGACAATCTGGCACCGCCGTTCTTCCGCGCGCTGGTCGACTACGCCTACGACGGCTCCTACTCCTGGCACTGCCCCGGCCACTCCGGCGGCGTCGCCTTCCTGAAGAGCCCGGTCGGCCAGATGTTCCACCAGTTCTTCGGCGAGAACATGCTGCGCGCCGACGTCTGCAACGCGGTGGACGAGCTGGGCCAGCTGCTGGATCACACCGGCCCGGTGGCGGCGTCCGAGCGCAACGCCGCCCGCATCTTCAACGCCGACCACCTGTTCTTCGTCACCAACGGCACCTCGACGTCGAACAAGATCGTCTGGCACAGCTGCGTCGCCGCCGGCGACATCGTGCTGGTGGACCGCAACTGCCACAAGTCCAATCTGCACGCCATCATCATGACCGGCGCGATCCCGGTCTTCCTGATGCCGACGCGCAACCACTACGGCATCATCGGTCCGATCCCGAAATCCGAGTTCCATCCGGACAATATCAAGAAGAAGATTCTGGCCAACCCGTTCGCGCGCGAAATGCTGGAGCAACACCCGAACCGCAAGCCGCGCATCCTGACGCTGACCCAGTCCACCTACGACGGCATCCTGTACAACGTCGAGGAGATCAAGGGTCTGCTCGACGGCGAGGTCGACACGCTGCACTTCGACGAAGCCTGGCTGCCGCACGCCAGCTTCCACGACTTCTACCGCGACTTCCACGCCATCGGCGAGGGACGCCCGCGCTGCGAAGACAGCCTGATCTTCTCCACCCAGTCCACCCACAAGCTGCTGGCCGGCATCAGCCAGGCCTCTCAGATCCTGGTGCAGGACCCGCAGAACCGCCAGCTCGACACCGCCTGGTTCAACGAGGCCTATCTGATGCATACCTCGACCAGCCCGCAATACTCGATCATCGCCAGCTGCGACGTCGCCGCCGCGATGATGGAACAGCCGGGCGGCCAGTCCCTGGTGGAGGAATCGCTGGTCGAGGCGATGGAGTTCCGCCGCGCGATGCGCAAGGTGGACGAGGAATACGGCCGCGACTGGTGGTTCAGCGTATGGGGCCCGGACGCGCTGTCCGACGACGGCATCTGCGACCAGCCCGACTGGACGCTGCGCCCGAACGAGCGCTGGCACGGCTTCGCCGGCATCGAGGAAGGCTTCAACATGCTGGACCCGATCAAGGCCACCGTGCTGACGCCGGGTCTGGACGTCGACGGCAGCTTCGAGGAAATGGGCATCCCGGCCGCCATCGTCACCAAGTATCTGACCGAGCACGGCGTGGTCGTCGAAAAGACCGGCCTGTACAGCTTCTTCATCATGTTCACCATCGGCATCACCAAGGGCCGCTGGAACACGCTGATCTCGCTGCTGCAGCAATTCAAGGACGACTTCGACAAGAACCAGCCGCTGTGGCGCGTGATGCCGGAGTTCGTCGCCAAGCACCCGCAATACGAGCGGGTCGGCCTGCAGGACCTGTGCCAGCGCATTCACGGCCTGTACACCAAGCACGACGTGGCGCGGCTGACCACCGACATCTACCTGTCCGACATGGAGCCGGCGATGCGTCCGGCCGACGCCTTCGCCAAGATGGCGCACCGCGAGATCGAGCGCGTGCCGGTGGACCAGCTGGAAGGCCGCGTCACAGCGGTGCTGCTGACCCCGTACCCGCCGGGCATCCCGCTGTTGATCCCGGGCGAGCGCTTCAACAAGACCATCGTCGACTACCTGCGCTTCGCCCAGGCCTTCAACCGCGAACTGCCGGGCTTCGAAACCGACGTCCACGGTCTGGTGGCGGTCGAGGTGCAGGGGCGCAAGGTCTACTGCGTCGATTGCGTCAAGCAGTAA
- a CDS encoding LysE family translocator, with product MPTLSTLLLFSLACLALAATPGPDMLLIASRSAGQGLRAGFATLFGIQVGTYCHALLAALGLAQLFVLVPMAYDAVRIAGAAYLLYLAWTTLRSNGVLRAADPAAPGQPLARIALQGLTTNLLNPKMALFVLALFPQFVEPKAGPVALQIMLLATVLNAVAFCVNALVIVASSRMGRMLAGGGGGRWPQYLLATVFGGLAMRLLAAGQR from the coding sequence ATGCCCACCTTGTCCACCCTGCTGCTGTTCTCGCTGGCCTGCCTCGCGCTGGCCGCCACGCCCGGCCCCGACATGCTGCTGATCGCCAGCCGCAGCGCCGGCCAGGGATTGCGCGCCGGCTTCGCCACGCTGTTCGGCATCCAGGTCGGCACCTATTGCCATGCGCTGCTGGCGGCGCTGGGTCTGGCCCAGCTGTTCGTGCTGGTGCCGATGGCTTACGACGCGGTGCGCATCGCCGGCGCCGCCTATCTGCTCTACCTGGCCTGGACCACCTTGCGCAGCAACGGCGTGCTGCGCGCGGCCGATCCCGCCGCGCCCGGCCAGCCGCTGGCGCGCATCGCGCTGCAGGGGCTGACCACCAATCTGCTCAATCCGAAGATGGCCTTGTTCGTGCTGGCGCTGTTTCCGCAGTTCGTCGAGCCGAAGGCCGGTCCGGTGGCGCTGCAGATCATGCTGCTGGCCACGGTGCTGAACGCGGTCGCTTTCTGCGTCAATGCGCTGGTCATCGTCGCCAGCAGCCGCATGGGCCGAATGCTGGCCGGCGGAGGAGGCGGACGCTGGCCGCAATACCTGCTGGCGACGGTGTTCGGCGGCCTGGCGATGCGCTTGCTGGCTGCTGGCCAGCGCTGA